In one Mycobacterium heckeshornense genomic region, the following are encoded:
- a CDS encoding TetR/AcrR family transcriptional regulator, with amino-acid sequence MKADPSTVDKAPGAGRPRDPRIDAAILSATAELLVQIGYSNLTLAAVAERAGTTKTALYRRWSSKAELVHEAAFPTAPTALAAPAGDMAADIRAMIAATRDVFISPVVRAALPGLVADMTADSELSARVTSRFADLFAAVRLRVRDGVERGEVHPDADPDRLIELIGGATLLRLLLRPDEQLDDDWVDQTTAILVHGVKVGSVR; translated from the coding sequence ATGAAAGCAGACCCGTCCACGGTTGACAAGGCCCCCGGCGCCGGACGCCCCCGGGATCCGCGTATCGACGCCGCCATCTTGTCGGCGACCGCGGAACTTCTTGTGCAGATCGGCTATTCGAACCTCACATTGGCTGCCGTCGCCGAACGCGCCGGAACCACCAAGACAGCGCTGTATCGGCGGTGGTCCAGCAAGGCCGAACTGGTGCACGAGGCCGCGTTCCCTACGGCGCCCACGGCCCTGGCCGCTCCGGCGGGCGACATGGCCGCCGATATCCGGGCGATGATCGCGGCGACGCGCGACGTGTTCATCAGCCCGGTGGTGCGGGCCGCACTGCCAGGGCTGGTCGCCGACATGACCGCAGATTCCGAGTTGAGCGCCCGGGTGACGTCGCGCTTCGCCGACCTGTTTGCCGCCGTGCGGCTGCGGGTGCGTGATGGTGTCGAGCGCGGCGAGGTTCACCCCGATGCGGACCCGGATCGGCTGATCGAGCTCATCGGGGGAGCGACGCTGTTGCGGTTATTGCTGCGGCCAGACGAACAGCTCGACGATGACTGGGTCGACCAGACAACCGCGATCCTGGTGCACGGCGTCAAAGTGGGGTCGGTCCGGTGA
- a CDS encoding HNH endonuclease signature motif containing protein, producing the protein MGSPVSAEQARERIGAALDAIDAAHNALRDTSSDVVGNKFRVEVAERLETQHRVNRGLMYRVFGEIADPPDETGVVAALRDMLWARLRITPKEITRRFKLAARIRPRRSLTGPPVPPELPELAAAVEAGAVGDDHIGAVCRAVDELPSRVSPTDAANVERTLVRHARKLDAGIVTKLGQRIADYLNPDGHFDDDDRARRRGLRLGPQGPDGMSQLSGLLDPEARAYFEAIEAAVRPGRHQPDTEPNQRDTRTPAQRCHDALKLGLETAIASGKLGMHRGHPVSVIVTTTLAELDRAAHAVVDSSIPMPAPARTGGGSRLPMRDLIRMAANAIHYLAVFDDHTKRPLYLGRRKRVATADQRLICYARDRGCTHPNCLEPGYRCEVHHSPGWARGGRTDADKLYFGCGPHHGMESRGERRTQVMENGRLGWTDGTGPPEINHAHHPEELLRGDPDPPEESG; encoded by the coding sequence ATGGGTTCACCGGTGAGCGCCGAGCAGGCACGCGAGCGGATCGGTGCTGCTCTCGATGCCATCGATGCGGCCCACAATGCCTTGCGGGACACCTCCTCGGATGTCGTCGGCAACAAGTTCCGGGTCGAGGTCGCCGAACGGTTGGAAACCCAGCATCGCGTCAACCGGGGGCTGATGTATCGGGTTTTCGGCGAGATCGCGGACCCGCCGGACGAGACCGGTGTCGTGGCGGCGTTGCGCGACATGCTGTGGGCGCGGCTGCGCATCACCCCCAAAGAGATCACCCGCCGGTTCAAGCTGGCCGCCCGAATCCGGCCGCGCCGCTCGCTGACGGGCCCGCCGGTGCCGCCGGAGCTGCCCGAATTGGCCGCGGCTGTCGAGGCGGGTGCCGTCGGCGACGACCATATCGGCGCGGTATGCCGAGCGGTCGACGAACTGCCCAGCCGCGTTTCGCCGACGGATGCAGCAAACGTCGAGCGCACGCTGGTCCGGCATGCGCGCAAACTCGACGCGGGCATCGTCACCAAGTTGGGCCAGCGCATCGCCGACTACCTCAACCCCGACGGCCACTTCGACGACGACGACCGTGCCCGGCGCCGGGGTCTGCGCCTGGGCCCCCAAGGCCCGGACGGGATGTCGCAACTGAGCGGTCTGCTCGACCCGGAAGCCCGCGCGTACTTCGAAGCCATCGAAGCGGCGGTGCGGCCCGGCCGTCACCAACCTGACACCGAGCCCAATCAGCGCGATACCCGCACGCCCGCCCAGCGCTGCCACGATGCGCTCAAACTGGGCCTGGAAACCGCGATCGCCTCCGGCAAGCTCGGTATGCATCGCGGTCATCCCGTCTCCGTGATCGTGACGACCACGCTGGCCGAGCTGGACCGCGCAGCCCACGCCGTGGTGGATTCATCGATCCCGATGCCGGCACCCGCGCGTACCGGCGGCGGGTCGCGGTTGCCGATGCGAGATCTGATCCGCATGGCGGCCAACGCGATTCACTATTTGGCGGTGTTCGACGATCACACCAAACGCCCGCTGTACCTAGGCCGCAGAAAACGCGTTGCCACCGCAGACCAGCGGCTCATCTGCTATGCCCGCGACCGCGGCTGCACCCACCCCAACTGTCTCGAACCAGGTTACCGCTGTGAGGTACATCATTCGCCCGGTTGGGCTCGCGGCGGCCGCACCGACGCGGACAAGCTGTACTTCGGCTGCGGGCCACACCACGGCATGGAGAGCCGCGGCGAGCGGCGCACCCAAGTCATGGAAAACGGGCGACTTGGCTGGACCGACGGTACCGGGCCACCCGAGATCAACCACGCCCACCATCCTGAGGAACTCCTGCGCGGGGATCCCGACCCACCCGAGGAGAGCGGGTGA
- a CDS encoding flavin monoamine oxidase family protein → MPQWNADVAVVGAGFAGLVAARELAGRGHDVVVLEGRGRVGGRSHTGTVAGVPVDLGGTFVGPTQDAVLGLAAELGIPTVPTYHDGANQIRWRGRVRSYHGTIPKLSLPGLLDIGRVRWQFERIARAVPLAEPWTARRARALDAQSLGGWLRSVRAGATTRDLLAIMARVTWGCEPDEVSMLHAARYVRAAGGLDRLLDVEDGAQQDRFAAGTQQIAEKSAAELGERVVLGAVVFRIDQHRGGVTISCAKGRAEARFVIVAIPPAHRAAIEFVPALPAEYRRLPACWPQGRLSKAYAAYPTPFWRANGLSGQALSDEGPVFITFDVSPRPDGPGVLLGFADARRFDLLPADERRRQALASFASLFGDAALEPADYIDFRWGTEDFAAGGPTAAVPPGSWTRYGPWLRRPLGRIHWAGAETADEWTGFLDGAVRSGRRAAAEVAERL, encoded by the coding sequence ATGCCGCAGTGGAATGCCGACGTCGCCGTGGTGGGCGCCGGTTTCGCCGGGCTCGTCGCGGCGCGGGAACTGGCCGGGCGCGGTCACGACGTGGTGGTGCTCGAAGGACGCGGCCGGGTGGGTGGACGTTCCCACACCGGTACGGTCGCAGGTGTGCCCGTCGATTTGGGCGGGACTTTCGTCGGACCCACCCAGGACGCGGTGCTGGGCCTGGCCGCAGAACTCGGAATCCCGACCGTTCCGACGTATCACGACGGCGCCAACCAGATCCGGTGGCGCGGGCGGGTCCGGTCTTATCACGGCACCATCCCGAAGTTGTCGCTGCCTGGGTTGCTTGACATCGGCCGGGTGCGTTGGCAATTCGAACGCATTGCCCGTGCGGTGCCGCTGGCCGAGCCGTGGACCGCCCGACGCGCGCGGGCGTTGGACGCCCAGTCGCTGGGCGGCTGGCTGCGCTCGGTGCGCGCCGGCGCCACCACGCGCGACCTGCTGGCCATCATGGCCCGGGTCACCTGGGGCTGTGAGCCCGACGAGGTGTCGATGCTGCACGCGGCCAGGTATGTGCGCGCGGCCGGCGGATTGGACCGGCTGCTCGACGTCGAAGACGGCGCCCAGCAGGACCGGTTCGCGGCTGGCACCCAGCAGATCGCTGAGAAGTCGGCGGCCGAGCTGGGCGAGCGCGTGGTGCTGGGCGCCGTAGTATTCCGCATCGACCAGCACCGTGGCGGTGTGACGATCAGCTGTGCAAAGGGTCGAGCGGAGGCACGATTCGTCATTGTCGCGATCCCGCCGGCCCACCGGGCGGCCATCGAGTTCGTGCCCGCGCTGCCGGCCGAATACCGCCGGCTGCCGGCGTGTTGGCCGCAGGGCCGGCTGAGTAAGGCCTACGCCGCTTACCCGACACCGTTTTGGCGGGCCAACGGCTTGTCCGGGCAGGCGTTGTCCGATGAGGGCCCGGTGTTCATCACCTTCGACGTCAGTCCGCGGCCCGACGGGCCGGGTGTCCTGCTGGGGTTCGCCGATGCCCGCCGCTTCGACCTGCTACCGGCCGACGAGCGCCGGCGCCAGGCGCTGGCAAGCTTTGCCTCACTGTTTGGCGACGCGGCTCTTGAGCCTGCTGACTATATCGATTTCCGCTGGGGCACAGAGGATTTCGCCGCCGGCGGTCCGACCGCGGCCGTGCCGCCGGGGTCGTGGACCCGCTACGGGCCGTGGCTGCGCCGCCCGCTCGGACGCATCCACTGGGCCGGCGCCGAGACCGCCGACGAGTGGACCGGTTTTTTGGACGGCGCCGTGCGCTCCGGGCGGCGGGCCGCCGCCGAGGTGGCAGAGCGGCTATGA
- a CDS encoding flavin-containing monooxygenase: MTDDPFFDVVIIGAGISGIGAAYRIRERNPQLRFVILERRERLGGTWDLFRYPGVRSDSDIYTLCFPWEPWTRPQMIVDGEHIWQYLSDTARKHHIDEHIRFNTYVRSADWDSTTDAWTLRAEQNGPGDKEDKTYRCRFVFFGTGYYDYDNPYTPTFPGIENFTGEVVHPQHWPESLDCTGKRCVVIGSGATAVSLIPTLAQQAAHVTMLQRTPSYMISAPQIEPTAIAIRKLLPLKVAHWLVRWRNAIVGVLLWEVSRRAPEFMKRRLRRIAEYNLPEGYDIDTHFKPPYNPWDQRLCFLVDADLYKAISDGSVDVVTDHIDHMDASGIVLKSGRHLDADVIITATGLQLQALGGITVSLDGEKINPHDRFVYKRHMLEDVPNAAWCVGYTNASWTLGADLTARSVAKLLEYMNSHGYTHAYPHLGDTDMPEQPAFNLQSGYVLRALDVLPKSGTRRPWMVSHDFLRDVIDHRLRPIDDQMVFGRVPAAEAQPA, encoded by the coding sequence ATGACCGATGATCCGTTCTTTGACGTGGTGATCATTGGTGCCGGTATCTCGGGAATCGGCGCAGCCTACCGCATCCGGGAGCGCAACCCGCAGCTTCGCTTTGTGATCCTGGAGCGACGGGAGCGCCTGGGCGGGACATGGGACCTGTTCCGCTATCCGGGTGTGCGATCCGACAGCGATATCTACACGCTGTGCTTCCCGTGGGAGCCGTGGACCCGCCCGCAGATGATCGTCGACGGCGAACATATCTGGCAGTACCTGTCCGACACCGCTCGCAAGCACCACATTGACGAGCACATCCGTTTCAACACCTACGTGCGTTCCGCCGACTGGGATTCGACCACCGATGCCTGGACCCTTCGAGCCGAACAAAACGGTCCGGGAGACAAGGAAGATAAGACTTACCGATGCCGGTTCGTGTTTTTCGGTACCGGTTACTACGACTACGACAACCCCTACACCCCAACGTTTCCCGGAATCGAAAACTTCACCGGCGAAGTGGTGCATCCGCAGCACTGGCCGGAGTCACTGGACTGCACCGGCAAGCGCTGTGTCGTGATCGGCAGTGGTGCCACCGCGGTCAGCCTGATCCCTACGCTGGCCCAGCAGGCAGCCCACGTGACCATGCTGCAACGCACGCCCTCCTACATGATTTCCGCGCCGCAAATCGAGCCGACGGCCATAGCGATCCGAAAGTTGTTGCCGCTCAAGGTAGCTCATTGGCTCGTTCGGTGGCGTAATGCCATCGTCGGCGTGCTGCTGTGGGAGGTGTCGCGGCGGGCACCGGAATTCATGAAGCGCCGGCTGCGGCGAATCGCTGAATATAACCTGCCGGAAGGTTACGACATCGACACCCATTTCAAGCCGCCGTACAACCCCTGGGATCAGCGCTTGTGTTTCCTGGTCGACGCCGACCTGTACAAGGCGATCAGCGACGGCAGTGTCGACGTCGTCACCGACCACATCGACCACATGGATGCCTCCGGCATAGTGCTGAAGTCCGGGCGGCACCTCGACGCCGATGTGATCATCACTGCAACCGGACTCCAGCTACAGGCACTCGGCGGAATCACGGTCAGCCTCGACGGCGAAAAAATCAACCCGCACGACCGGTTCGTCTACAAGCGACACATGCTCGAGGACGTCCCGAACGCAGCCTGGTGCGTGGGCTACACCAACGCGTCCTGGACGTTGGGAGCCGACCTGACCGCGCGGTCGGTGGCAAAGCTGTTGGAGTACATGAACTCGCACGGCTACACCCACGCCTACCCGCACCTCGGCGACACCGACATGCCCGAGCAACCAGCGTTCAACCTACAGTCCGGGTACGTGCTGCGCGCCCTGGATGTGCTGCCCAAGTCGGGCACCCGCCGCCCCTGGATGGTCAGCCACGACTTCCTGCGCGACGTCATCGACCACCGGTTGCGACCAATCGACGACCAGATGGTCTTCGGCCGCGTGCCAGCTGCCGAAGCGCAGCCGGCATAA
- a CDS encoding SDR family NAD(P)-dependent oxidoreductase produces the protein MTGRLDGRSAIVTGASRGLGRAIALALAAEGAAVAVVGRTEQVWDQRLPGTIGETVADIEAAGGRAVAVRADLLNRDDIASLVSESREALGPITILVNNAAFTAPGRPLKPGDVARHQSASPSAKPDWPPFLGTPVGAFRRHFEIAVFAAYELMQLVCPDMLAAGHGSIINITSVASRLPGEGPYPDRSGGVLPGYGGSKAALEHLTQCAAFELQGRHIAVNALSPSKPILTPGLAYYAREFDEVAPAEEFARAAVQLALVNPDEVTGRTIGHLQVLDGSFRPYRHTRPGLTRSPRVGRDPRAGVPQDGGRG, from the coding sequence GTGACGGGGCGACTCGACGGCCGGTCCGCGATCGTCACCGGTGCCAGCCGCGGATTGGGCCGCGCCATCGCGTTGGCACTCGCAGCGGAGGGCGCGGCGGTCGCCGTGGTCGGGCGTACCGAACAGGTATGGGACCAACGGCTGCCCGGGACGATCGGCGAAACCGTTGCGGATATCGAGGCTGCGGGCGGGCGTGCAGTGGCCGTCCGGGCCGACCTGCTCAACCGCGACGACATCGCCAGCCTGGTGAGCGAGTCGCGGGAAGCCCTGGGGCCCATAACGATCCTGGTGAATAATGCCGCATTCACCGCGCCCGGCCGCCCGCTCAAACCGGGGGACGTAGCGCGCCACCAATCGGCGTCGCCCTCGGCCAAACCCGACTGGCCGCCGTTCCTGGGAACCCCGGTGGGTGCGTTTCGCCGACATTTCGAGATCGCGGTGTTCGCGGCCTACGAGCTGATGCAGCTGGTGTGTCCGGACATGCTGGCCGCCGGCCACGGCTCGATCATCAACATCACGTCTGTCGCGTCGCGCCTGCCGGGTGAGGGGCCTTACCCGGACCGCAGTGGCGGTGTGCTGCCCGGCTACGGCGGATCCAAGGCCGCGCTCGAACACCTGACCCAATGCGCGGCGTTCGAGCTGCAGGGTCGCCACATCGCGGTCAACGCGCTGTCGCCGTCGAAGCCGATACTCACACCGGGGCTGGCGTACTACGCCCGCGAGTTCGACGAGGTGGCCCCCGCCGAGGAATTCGCGCGAGCCGCGGTGCAATTGGCGCTGGTGAATCCCGACGAGGTCACCGGGCGCACAATCGGACATCTCCAAGTTCTCGACGGCAGCTTCCGCCCCTACCGGCACACGCGACCCGGGCTCACCCGCTCTCCTCGGGTGGGTCGGGATCCCCGCGCAGGAGTTCCTCAGGATGGTGGGCGTGGTTGA
- a CDS encoding alpha/beta fold hydrolase, whose product MSARRLPWGSSPRVRSAALPPSSTVNVRAADGTFLHTRVFGPQDGYPIVLSHGFTCAIRVWDYQIADLTADYRVIAFDHRGHGRSGLPPRGGYSLSHLASDLDAVLEATLRPGERAVLAGHSMGGIAIAAWSDRYRHKVAHRADAVALINTTTGDLVRKMKLAPVPPPFAAARVLAARQLIAAFGGVRPPSVMRGPIREFIAMMAVGTDADPAVAALIYDLFAATSPAARGGCAKMLADTLGRRHINLTGLTVPTLVIGSERDRLTPISQSRRIARAAPNLAGLVELPGGHCAMLEHPAEVNRQLRALAGAAAKAPGAGRISS is encoded by the coding sequence ATGAGTGCTCGACGATTGCCGTGGGGCAGCAGTCCCCGTGTGCGGTCCGCGGCATTGCCGCCCAGCAGCACGGTCAACGTGCGGGCGGCAGACGGCACTTTTTTGCACACTCGAGTTTTCGGGCCCCAGGACGGCTACCCGATCGTGCTGTCGCACGGCTTCACGTGTGCGATCCGTGTGTGGGACTACCAAATCGCCGACCTGACCGCCGATTATCGGGTCATCGCGTTCGACCACCGCGGCCACGGGCGCAGCGGCCTGCCCCCGCGCGGCGGCTACAGCCTCAGCCACCTGGCCTCCGACCTGGATGCGGTGCTGGAGGCCACGCTTAGGCCCGGAGAGCGCGCCGTGCTTGCCGGCCACTCGATGGGGGGCATCGCGATCGCCGCCTGGTCCGACCGCTACCGCCACAAGGTCGCGCACCGCGCCGATGCGGTCGCGTTGATCAACACCACCACCGGCGACCTGGTACGCAAGATGAAGCTGGCGCCGGTGCCGCCGCCGTTCGCGGCAGCGCGTGTCCTGGCGGCCCGGCAGCTGATCGCCGCGTTCGGGGGGGTTAGGCCGCCGAGTGTGATGCGGGGACCGATCCGCGAGTTCATCGCGATGATGGCGGTCGGAACCGACGCCGATCCTGCGGTCGCGGCGTTGATCTATGACCTGTTCGCGGCCACTTCGCCGGCCGCGCGCGGTGGCTGCGCCAAAATGCTGGCCGACACGTTGGGACGGCGGCACATCAATCTGACCGGACTGACCGTGCCGACGCTGGTAATCGGCAGTGAGCGGGACAGGCTGACCCCGATCAGCCAGTCCCGCAGGATCGCTCGCGCGGCGCCCAATCTGGCCGGGCTCGTCGAGCTACCCGGCGGCCACTGCGCGATGCTCGAACACCCCGCCGAAGTCAACCGGCAGCTGCGCGCCCTCGCCGGGGCGGCCGCCAAAGCCCCCGGCGCGGGGCGGATCAGCTCATAG
- a CDS encoding phosphotransferase family protein, with product MPTEPAIDNVSRLQRSSRDIATLPAVLAHWLSTVLPAGAMPDVTVESGVDATGMSSETVIFTARWQQGGRPIDQKLVARVAPTAADVPVFPSYRLDHQFDVVRKVGELTDIPVPPVRWLEATGDVLGTPFFVMDYVEGQVPPDVMPYTFGNNWFADAPPERRRELQESTVAVLAKLHSIPNAERLFAFLAESRAGETALRRHFSWVRSWYEFAVPDIGRSPLLERTFDWLQAHWPEEAASGETVLLWGDARIGNVLYRDFRPAAVLDWEMVTLGPRELDVAWMIFAHMVFQELAGLAGLPGLPDVMREDDVRATYRQLTGVELGDLHWFYVYSGVMWACVFMRTGARRVHFGEIEAPHDVESLFYHASLLKRLVGEDH from the coding sequence GTGCCAACCGAACCGGCTATCGACAACGTCAGCCGACTCCAACGCTCCAGCCGCGACATTGCCACTCTGCCGGCGGTGCTGGCGCACTGGCTGTCGACGGTGCTGCCCGCCGGGGCGATGCCTGACGTCACCGTGGAAAGCGGTGTGGACGCTACGGGCATGTCCTCGGAAACCGTAATCTTCACCGCACGCTGGCAGCAGGGCGGACGGCCGATCGACCAGAAGCTGGTGGCGCGGGTGGCGCCCACCGCCGCCGACGTGCCGGTGTTCCCGTCATATCGGCTGGACCACCAATTCGACGTGGTGCGAAAAGTCGGCGAACTCACCGATATCCCGGTGCCACCGGTGCGCTGGCTCGAGGCGACCGGTGACGTGCTCGGAACACCTTTCTTCGTGATGGATTACGTCGAGGGTCAGGTTCCGCCTGACGTGATGCCCTACACGTTCGGCAACAACTGGTTCGCCGATGCGCCCCCCGAGCGCCGGCGCGAATTACAGGAGTCAACGGTGGCAGTGTTGGCCAAGTTGCACTCGATTCCTAACGCCGAGAGGCTATTTGCGTTTCTGGCTGAAAGCCGGGCCGGCGAGACCGCTCTGCGCCGCCACTTCAGCTGGGTGCGCTCCTGGTATGAGTTCGCGGTCCCCGACATCGGACGCTCGCCGCTGCTGGAACGCACCTTCGACTGGTTGCAGGCCCACTGGCCAGAGGAGGCGGCCTCGGGTGAGACCGTGCTGCTGTGGGGTGACGCCCGGATTGGCAACGTGTTGTACCGCGATTTTCGCCCGGCGGCGGTGCTCGACTGGGAAATGGTGACGCTGGGCCCACGCGAACTGGACGTAGCCTGGATGATTTTCGCCCACATGGTATTCCAGGAGCTTGCTGGTCTGGCAGGATTACCCGGTCTGCCGGATGTGATGCGGGAAGACGACGTCCGCGCGACCTATCGTCAGCTCACCGGTGTCGAACTCGGAGACCTGCACTGGTTTTACGTGTATTCGGGCGTGATGTGGGCTTGCGTGTTCATGCGCACCGGTGCGCGCCGCGTGCACTTCGGCGAGATCGAGGCACCGCACGATGTCGAATCGCTGTTCTACCACGCGTCTTTGCTGAAACGCCTTGTTGGAGAGGATCATTGA
- a CDS encoding NADPH:quinone oxidoreductase family protein encodes MRAVQVSRLDGPEAVQVVELDEPGGDGVVVVDVYAAGVAFPDALLTRGLYQHKPDLPFVPGAEAAGVVRSAPADAQVKAGDRVAALTMLSGGMAQVIALPPEQVFPLPDTVSFESGAGLLFNDLTVHFALTERGRLTTGETVLVHGAAGGIGTSTLRLASALGAARTIAVVSTQDKADIARAAGATDVVMADGFKDAARDLTGGRGVDIVVDPVGGDRVTDSLRSLAPGGRLLVIGFTAGEIPTVKLNRLLLNNIDAVGVGWGAWATSHPGYLARQWSQLHRLLASGTVAPPQPEVYPLQRAGEAIAALENRTAKGKVVLKTRD; translated from the coding sequence ATGCGTGCAGTACAGGTATCTCGGCTCGACGGCCCGGAAGCGGTGCAGGTGGTCGAACTGGACGAGCCGGGCGGCGACGGCGTCGTGGTCGTCGATGTATACGCCGCGGGGGTCGCGTTTCCCGACGCGCTGTTGACCCGCGGCCTCTACCAGCACAAACCGGACCTGCCGTTTGTGCCCGGTGCCGAGGCTGCCGGCGTCGTCCGCAGCGCTCCCGCCGATGCGCAGGTCAAGGCGGGCGATCGCGTGGCGGCGCTGACCATGTTGAGCGGCGGCATGGCCCAAGTCATTGCGTTGCCACCCGAACAGGTGTTTCCCTTGCCGGACACGGTGTCGTTCGAATCCGGCGCAGGACTGTTGTTCAACGACCTCACCGTGCATTTCGCCCTGACCGAACGCGGCAGGTTGACGACCGGGGAGACCGTACTGGTGCACGGCGCGGCCGGGGGTATCGGCACCTCGACGCTGCGGCTGGCGTCGGCCCTTGGCGCGGCCCGGACCATCGCGGTGGTCAGCACGCAGGATAAGGCCGACATTGCCAGGGCGGCCGGCGCCACCGATGTGGTGATGGCCGACGGGTTCAAGGACGCGGCGCGGGATCTGACCGGCGGACGCGGAGTCGACATCGTGGTCGATCCGGTCGGCGGCGATCGGGTCACCGACTCGCTGCGGTCGCTGGCACCCGGTGGCCGGCTGCTGGTGATCGGCTTTACCGCCGGCGAGATTCCGACAGTCAAGCTAAATCGCTTGCTGCTCAACAACATCGACGCGGTCGGGGTGGGCTGGGGTGCGTGGGCCACGTCGCATCCGGGTTATCTGGCCCGGCAGTGGTCGCAGCTGCATCGGCTGCTGGCGTCGGGCACGGTGGCCCCGCCGCAGCCGGAGGTCTATCCGCTGCAGCGGGCGGGCGAGGCGATCGCGGCGCTGGAAAACCGCACCGCCAAGGGCAAGGTCGTGCTCAAGACGCGCGACTAA